Below is a window of Anaerobacillus alkaliphilus DNA.
CGATGTGTTGGATCTATGCCCATACCGGTTAACAGTTTATAATGATAAAGGAGTGTATGTAACGAACGTTTTAATAGGTCCTCATCCAAATTATTCAATACGACAAAGTGGTCAGGATGAAATCCAATTCGCATATTGTGCTTTGAAATAAATTCACCTATTTTTTTTAATATTGGCGAAATCGCCTCTTCAAATTTCCAACCTTCCGTATGTGGATGATTTACCAAAGGAACAAGCTTTGAGGAAAATCGAAAAAATTCTATTTCATGTGCCCAATTATGTTTTAAAAGTCTAAAGCAGTTCTCTAAATTTGATACAGAGATACGCTCAAGTTTACGAATGGCCGCTTCTTTATCTGTTATTTGCTCAAACTGCTTAACCGTCATGGTTTGTGAAGGAGAAGCATTTTTCAGTTGAACACTCATAGCTACGTATCCAAACCGAACAATCATTACTATACCCCCTTTATCACTCATCAGTTCAAGGGATGAATGATGGATATTCTTGAAATAGCATGTATTTTTATTATCGTTTCTTCTTTTGTTATTACACTATATGATCCATTAGTTAAGATGAGTTTTAACGGATATAGTTTTATTATTTCCTGTTCCACAGTTTCTATTTGTACAGAGAGCTTCAAAACAATTGCTTGTTTGAGAATTCTCTGGACCATTCTCTCTTCATAATACGTAGGAATAAACCACTGTTTGGGTAACCGTTCAACCTCTGGTAAAGCAGTACCTATTAAAGGAAACTCGTCTTTTAGAGTAATCTCTAGCTCATCTTCTATATTTGTAAAATCATGGGGTCGATTTTCAGTTAAAACACGTAAAGAAAGTTTGGAGAGCAGTTTTTCAAATGAATTTACAAATTCCCTCTCAATCAAAAAACCATTCTCTGTTTGTTCGTACCATTCTTTCCAGTGTTCCACAATGTAATTTCTGTGTAACTTTTCAGTAATACGGTAAAAAACTAAGAGTTCTTTTTTGACAATGGGCATCCCTTTCTCAACCCAGTTATTCAAAGTCGGGTGCCAATTCGTTACTACATTCTCTGGAAAATAAGATAGTAAATATTCCTTTAATAGATCTATCGTATGTTTATCTTCAAGAGCCCTAGCAACTGTTTCAGAGGTAAACGAAAAATGTATCATGGCATCCCACTGTAAGATTGTACCCCATGACCTAAATATCCAAATAGCTGTATTACTTATTGAAACCGGAACGAGAAACTCTAATACTCCTGTTTCCATTCCTTCTGCTTCTTCTACTTCTTCATATAGTTCATTTGTGCTCAGGATAATCTCTTCATAAGGTGATACAATATCTAGTATCACTAATTGCTCTAGAACCTCTTGTAGCACTTTGGGGTGAATACCTTGTTCCGTAATAAAGTTTTCAACCCTCTTTCGTTCTAGCCCACCTTTTAAAGAGAAAATAATCCAATAAAGGAAGTGACAAGAAAGCGATTCCTCTAGACCATGCCACAAGATAAATTTAGTTAACATCTTTTTTATTTCAATGGTAGACTTACGAAAGAATATCTCACATTGCTGCTCATTTACTAACGTACCAGCTTGGCTTTCAAGTAACAGCTTCTCGCTAACTAAAAATTCATGGAGCAAACTCCAATTAACAGAAGGATTTACACTAGTCATCAAATCTGAATTAACCACCTTCTTTATCTGAGTTTCTTTCAACGTTTTAAGTAGTTCAACGAGGTAATATACATACTTCTTCAGTGATATTGAAGGTTGATTGGAACATTCATACTCCTGGTGATACATGTTTTCGAAGTATGCTTCAACAAATTCACTAGGTATTATATATTGTTGCTTATGCTTTTTTTCATCAAGTTTATAAGCAATTCCCTTTTGACGTAATAAAAGAAGAGCAATTTTCTCTTCCATTGGAGTCATTTGCTCTTCACCTTGCATTGTAGGCATATACATACTGTATTTTCTTAAAATAGATAAATAACTAGAAGACTCTTCTACCGAGAGACTCGAGAGTAAGTTTCTTCGGAAATCAATATTAGTTAGTAGCTTTGCCAAGTCTTCTTCTTCTTTTGCTCCATATTCTTCAAGTTGTTTTTTTATCTGATTTTTCACATCAATATTTAGCTGTGATAAACATTGTTCTATCGTTAAGATAACCACTCTTCCACCTCATAAGTATATCCTTGCTCTAACATAAATAATTGCCTATGCCCTGAGCATAACTCCTCTTTGGTATTCTTAGTCACAATTGAATAGAAATAGGCTTCATTATTTTCTTTTTTAGGTCGCAATACTCTTCCTACTCGTTGTGCTTCTTCTTGTCTTGAACCGAACGCACCTGATATCTGAATAGCAACCTCAGCATCGGGTAAATCAACTGCAAAGTTAGCAACCTTACTTACAACAAGAACAGCTATTTCCCCATTACGAAATTTATTATATATAAGTTCTCGCTCATTTTGAGGAGTTTTTCCAGTAATCATCGGTAATTTTAACCTATCTGCGACGTCTACAAGCTGATCAAGATATTGACCAATAATAAGGGTTGGTTGATGTACGTGTTTCGATAATAATTTTCTTATGACTGCTACTTTAGTAGAATTTGTAGACGCAAGTTTAAATTGTTGTTGTTGGTTACTTTTTATATATTTTTGTAACTCATCGTCAGAGAAATCGACCCGAATTTCTTTGCACACTGTCCTAGCAATCCATCCATTGTTTTCCAATCCTCTCCAGCCAACTTCATACTGTTTAGGACCAATTAAACTATAGACTTCATCTTCTTTTCCATCTTCTCTAATTAGCGTGGCTGTCAAACCTAACCTTTTCTTACCTTGAATACCTGCGGTTGTCCTAAAAACAGGAGCTGGTAAGAGATGTACTTCATCATAGATAATTAGACCCCAATTACGCACGTTAAACAATGGCAAATGAATAAACTGTTTTGTATCATGATCTTTATAAATCATCATCTGATAAGAAGCAATTGTTATTGGTTTTACTTCTTTTCTAGAACTACTGTATAGACCAACATCTTCCTCAGAAATAGTTGTTTTATCTAAGATTTCACGTTGCCATTGTTTCATTGAAGTTTCACTAGAAGTGATGATTAAAACTTCTTCTTTTACCTTCTCAATAACACCAAGGCCAACAATCGTTTTACCAGAACCACATGGCATTACAACAATTCCATTTCCACCGTTTGCTTTACCACCTTTATAGAAATGCTTAATTGCCTCTTTTTGATAAGGTCTTAGACTAACTTGATCAGATAATTGGATATTTAACCGCTGACCTTTTTCAAAACCAATTTTGTCAATAACAAAATAGCCATATGTTAAACAAAGAGCTTTAAACTCACCTCTATTTGACTCATTAAAAAGCCAATAGTTATTCACTTTCTGTAATAACTTTTTAATTTTTGGATCTTTTAATAACGTAACTTCAGCATGCTTATCCTCAAAAGTTACTCCACAACCATCAATTAGCTTTTCTATAACTATCGCACTTGATCGTATATATTGATCTTCAATGAATTGGATTATACTTTGTGCTAAAGGAAACTTACTATACTCATTTAGAAAGTTAATGATCTCGGTTAATTGAATACCTTGAGATTGAGCCGACCAAATTGAATAAGGTGATAACCGATAGGTCTGTGAAG
It encodes the following:
- a CDS encoding DNA repair helicase XPB, producing MLFNKENPIVVQRDGTIIVESNHKQFSIIQPMVAQMAILEKATLSSQTYRLSPYSIWSAQSQGIQLTEIINFLNEYSKFPLAQSIIQFIEDQYIRSSAIVIEKLIDGCGVTFEDKHAEVTLLKDPKIKKLLQKVNNYWLFNESNRGEFKALCLTYGYFVIDKIGFEKGQRLNIQLSDQVSLRPYQKEAIKHFYKGGKANGGNGIVVMPCGSGKTIVGLGVIEKVKEEVLIITSSETSMKQWQREILDKTTISEEDVGLYSSSRKEVKPITIASYQMMIYKDHDTKQFIHLPLFNVRNWGLIIYDEVHLLPAPVFRTTAGIQGKKRLGLTATLIREDGKEDEVYSLIGPKQYEVGWRGLENNGWIARTVCKEIRVDFSDDELQKYIKSNQQQQFKLASTNSTKVAVIRKLLSKHVHQPTLIIGQYLDQLVDVADRLKLPMITGKTPQNERELIYNKFRNGEIAVLVVSKVANFAVDLPDAEVAIQISGAFGSRQEEAQRVGRVLRPKKENNEAYFYSIVTKNTKEELCSGHRQLFMLEQGYTYEVEEWLS